In the Desulfuromonas sp. KJ2020 genome, ACTGATCGAACAGCTCAACATCACCTATTACATTGAGCTGGGACGGAAGATTGTCACCTTGGGCAAAGCCTCCAAAGAACTGGAACGCTTGACGCAAGCAGAACGACTGCGCCTGGCCATGGAGGAATTGGGTCCGACCTTCATAAAGCTGGGGCAGCTGCTATCGACACGCCCTGATGTCATTCCGGCCGAATTTATCGAGGAATTCCGCAAGCTGCAGGACAAGGTCCCGCCCATACCGGCCGAAGAGGTTCACAAACAGATTTCGCTGGAACTGGGCCAATCTGTCGATGAACTCTTTTCCTCCTTTTCCGTCGTCCCTTTGGCTTCGGCCTCTATTTCCCAAGTACATCGTGCCCGCCTGACGACCGGTGAAGAGGTCGTCCTGAAGGTTCGACGTCCCCGTATTGAACAAGTGGTCGACACCGATCTCGACATCCTGATGGGACTGGCCTATCTGGTGGAAAAACATCTGCCATCGGGCGAGCTGTACGATCCGACCGGGATTGTTAAAGAATTCAGGCGCACCATCTACCGGGAAATGGATTTTGCCCGAGAAGGGCGCACTATAGACCGTTTTGCCGCCAACTTTGCCGACGACCCGACGGTCCATGTCCCTCAGGTTTTCTGGGATTTTACGGGAGAATCCGTCCTGGCCATGGAGTATGTGGACGGGATCAAGGTTTCTCATTTCGACAAGCTGCGGCAAGAGGGGCACGACCTCAGAGCCATTGCCCGCCATGGGGCGGACGCTATTCTTAAACAAGTGCTCGTCCATGGCCTTTTCCATGGCGACCCCCATCCGGGCAACATCTATATTCTCGACAAGGACAGGGTCTGTTTTTTGGACTACGGCATGGTCGGGCGACTTGATGACAGCTTGAAGTATCAGCTGGTCGAGCTCCTGGTCGCCGTCCTCAAAAGAGACGTTGACCGGATTATCAATATGCTTCTCTATTCGGGCGAACTCACGGACGAATCCAATATTAGAGATCTGCGTCGGGACCTGGCTGAGTTCATTGATGATTATTATGAAATCCCCCTGCAGGAGATCAACGCCGGGAAACTGCTGTCGGAGTTCGTGGAAATTCTCTCCCATAATCGCATCAAGTTCCGCTCTGACCTTATCCTGCTGGCCAAAGCCCTGGTAACGATCGAAGGCATAGGGCGCCAACTTGACCCCGATTTCAACATGAT is a window encoding:
- a CDS encoding AarF/ABC1/UbiB kinase family protein; the encoded protein is MLTFTRINRNIRSIRRYRDILSILVKYGFGGLIEQLNITYYIELGRKIVTLGKASKELERLTQAERLRLAMEELGPTFIKLGQLLSTRPDVIPAEFIEEFRKLQDKVPPIPAEEVHKQISLELGQSVDELFSSFSVVPLASASISQVHRARLTTGEEVVLKVRRPRIEQVVDTDLDILMGLAYLVEKHLPSGELYDPTGIVKEFRRTIYREMDFAREGRTIDRFAANFADDPTVHVPQVFWDFTGESVLAMEYVDGIKVSHFDKLRQEGHDLRAIARHGADAILKQVLVHGLFHGDPHPGNIYILDKDRVCFLDYGMVGRLDDSLKYQLVELLVAVLKRDVDRIINMLLYSGELTDESNIRDLRRDLAEFIDDYYEIPLQEINAGKLLSEFVEILSHNRIKFRSDLILLAKALVTIEGIGRQLDPDFNMIDHLKPFLEKVVRERLAPAALGKELLRVLQDYGAFAKTLPSDLKEFINRVNKNKFKIDLEHRGLEKMISDLDKSSNRLSFSLVIGSLIVGSSLIMQTEKGPLLFNFPILGLLGYSIAGFLGLWLAIAILRSGRL